The following coding sequences lie in one Anatilimnocola floriformis genomic window:
- a CDS encoding PPC domain-containing protein, with product MNFFRFGLRAFLFCCLVSTVAFAVEPNLGQISPIGVQRGTEVEMTFPGQRLADAKQLLFYSPGFEVKELTAADNGVKAKVAVAADCRLGIHAVRLAAASGISNLRTFTVGPLPEVKEVEPNNLFTEPQQVAMNVTISGTCANEDLDHYVVELKKGQRLNAEVEGLRLGNVMFDPYVAILNSDRFELARSDDASLLYQDSICSIVAPEDGKYIVQVRESSFAGGGAAYRLHIGSFPRPLAVYPAGGKPGETLQARWLGDAAGEFTTSVTMPTSTDDKPGVYAQDPNGISPSPNPVRVVDLNNALEVEPNNDVASASPGGEAPIALNGIIETAGDIDFHKFTAKKGQQFDVRVYARKPLRSPLDSVLVIYNEKGNQITNNDDSGGPDSYARFNCPADGTYLVSVRDHLNSGGPTYVYRVEISEVKPSIVIGLPEKVQYIPTTLTVHRGNRMALMVNTQRVNFGGDVILEAANLPPGMTMEALPFSGGKTEVPVLFTVAADANPSGALTNMSGKPTDPMQAVPGSFFQRTMLIRGNQNNDVWGHDADRMAVSLADDAPFKLEVIQPKVPLVRNGSMDLKVVATRAMGYTAAISVKLLYNPNGVGSSVSAVIPENQNETLIPLTANGNAALGVSKIIVLGTGPHAGGKVETATGFIDLNVAEQFFRLTLDKGVCEQGKDADYVVKIEKLADFPGEATCELVGLPNGATSMPVKFTKDAEDVEFKVTVAKDARPGKFTTLMTITKFQQDGETVTHTLGPGELRIDAPLPPKVDAPKPATPSPMAQPMPMATKPPEKKRLSRLEQLRLEKEEAEKAEKK from the coding sequence ATGAACTTCTTCCGTTTTGGGCTGCGTGCATTCCTGTTCTGCTGCTTGGTCTCCACAGTCGCTTTCGCCGTGGAACCGAACCTCGGCCAGATCTCGCCCATCGGTGTGCAACGCGGCACGGAAGTGGAAATGACTTTCCCCGGCCAACGCCTCGCCGATGCCAAGCAGTTGCTGTTCTATTCACCCGGTTTCGAGGTGAAGGAACTGACCGCCGCCGACAACGGTGTGAAGGCCAAGGTCGCCGTCGCTGCCGATTGCCGGCTCGGCATTCATGCGGTCCGCCTGGCCGCGGCTTCCGGCATCAGCAATCTGCGGACGTTCACGGTCGGCCCGCTGCCGGAAGTGAAGGAAGTCGAGCCGAACAACTTGTTCACCGAGCCGCAACAAGTGGCCATGAACGTGACGATCAGCGGCACTTGCGCGAACGAAGATCTCGACCACTATGTGGTTGAACTCAAGAAGGGCCAACGCCTGAATGCGGAAGTCGAAGGTCTGCGCCTTGGCAACGTGATGTTCGACCCCTACGTGGCGATCTTGAATTCGGACCGGTTCGAACTTGCTCGCAGCGACGATGCTTCGCTCCTTTATCAAGACTCGATCTGCTCGATCGTCGCGCCCGAAGATGGCAAGTACATCGTGCAGGTGCGCGAAAGCTCGTTCGCTGGCGGCGGCGCTGCGTATCGCTTGCACATCGGTTCGTTCCCGCGGCCGTTGGCGGTTTATCCTGCCGGCGGAAAGCCGGGCGAAACCCTCCAAGCCCGTTGGCTCGGCGATGCTGCCGGTGAGTTCACCACTAGCGTGACGATGCCCACGAGCACCGACGACAAGCCGGGCGTTTACGCTCAAGACCCGAACGGCATTTCGCCGTCGCCCAATCCGGTGCGCGTGGTCGATCTCAACAACGCCCTCGAAGTCGAACCAAATAACGACGTCGCCTCGGCTTCGCCGGGTGGCGAAGCGCCAATCGCCCTCAACGGCATCATCGAAACCGCAGGCGACATCGACTTTCATAAGTTCACGGCGAAGAAGGGGCAGCAGTTTGACGTGCGCGTCTACGCTCGCAAGCCACTCCGTTCGCCGCTCGATTCCGTCCTTGTGATTTACAACGAGAAGGGAAATCAGATCACGAACAACGACGACAGTGGCGGCCCCGATAGCTACGCCCGTTTCAATTGCCCCGCCGATGGCACGTATCTGGTTTCGGTCCGCGATCACTTGAATAGCGGCGGCCCGACCTATGTCTATCGCGTCGAGATCAGCGAAGTCAAACCATCGATCGTCATCGGCCTGCCGGAAAAAGTGCAATACATTCCGACGACGCTGACTGTTCACCGCGGCAACCGCATGGCCCTGATGGTGAATACCCAGCGAGTGAACTTCGGCGGCGATGTGATTCTCGAAGCTGCCAACCTGCCACCGGGTATGACGATGGAAGCCCTGCCGTTCTCGGGCGGGAAAACCGAAGTGCCGGTCCTCTTCACGGTGGCCGCCGACGCAAATCCGAGCGGCGCGCTGACGAACATGAGCGGCAAGCCGACCGATCCGATGCAAGCGGTTCCTGGCAGCTTCTTTCAGCGGACGATGTTGATTCGCGGCAATCAGAACAATGACGTGTGGGGCCACGACGCCGATCGGATGGCTGTCTCGCTGGCTGACGACGCGCCTTTCAAGCTCGAAGTCATTCAGCCGAAAGTGCCGCTCGTCCGCAACGGCAGCATGGACCTGAAAGTGGTCGCCACCCGGGCCATGGGTTACACCGCGGCGATCAGCGTCAAGTTGCTCTACAACCCGAACGGCGTGGGTTCGTCGGTCAGCGCGGTCATTCCAGAAAATCAAAACGAAACGCTGATTCCCCTCACCGCCAACGGCAATGCCGCCCTCGGCGTCTCGAAGATCATCGTCCTCGGCACGGGCCCGCACGCCGGCGGCAAGGTCGAGACGGCGACCGGCTTCATCGATCTGAATGTCGCCGAGCAGTTCTTCCGCCTCACGCTCGACAAGGGCGTGTGCGAGCAAGGAAAGGATGCCGACTACGTCGTGAAGATCGAAAAGCTGGCCGATTTCCCTGGCGAAGCAACTTGCGAACTGGTCGGTCTGCCGAACGGCGCTACTTCGATGCCGGTGAAGTTCACCAAGGACGCCGAAGACGTCGAGTTCAAAGTGACGGTCGCCAAGGATGCTCGCCCCGGCAAGTTCACCACGCTGATGACTATCACCAAGTTTCAGCAGGACGGCGAGACCGTCACGCACACGCTGGGACCTGGCGAACTCCGCATCGACGCGCCGCTGCCACCAAAGGTCGACGCGCCAAAGCCCGCCACTCCTTCGCCGATGGCGCAACCGATGCCGATGGCCACCAAGCCGCCGGAAAAGAAACGCCTCTCTCGGCTCGAGCAATTGCGACTCGAAAAAGAAGAAGCGGAAAAAGCAGAAAAGAAGTAA
- a CDS encoding DUF1549 and DUF1553 domain-containing protein, with the protein MSKNLALSLLALSLLATSASAQQKFTALQVYPPDVHLSTKQDLQRFVVVATREDGVTLEVTNQSSIKLADDKLCRMDKNTLYPVADGNTMLNVEYQGLSTSATVEVKNATADRGISFQLDVMPVFMRGGCNTGSCHGAARGKDGFRLSLFGFDPQGDYYRITREMTTRRINLASPADSLLVEKSIGSVPHTGGKRFAGDSEHNLTLLRWLEAGAPNDAAPTPAVLGVDLYPPSAVLEGEGATQQFIARARYADGTDRDITSLATFMTNNDNSAPITPDGLVTASNRGEAFIMVRFETHTVGNQVLVLPKDLKYTAPAVEGNYVDQLVGEKLKKVRILPSGVCTDEQFIRRVSLDITGSLPKEEDFLAFMADGDPGKRAKLIDKLLDRKEFSEIWAMKWSELLMIKSSNQVSYKSMFLYSNWLTDQVANDVPLDKMVQDLLSASGGTFKSPGTNFYQIERDTLKTAENVAQVFFGIRTQCAQCHNHPFDRWTMDDYYSFAAFFAQIGRKQSEDYREIIVFNSGGGEVKHPVNGKNMAPKFLGGIEADVKGKDRRAVLAQWMTSPENPFFATSVANRVWSHFFGKGIVEPVDDIRVSNPASNPELFQQLGKKLIEYKYDFKQLVRDICNSQAYQRSVERNESNMADLRNFAHGNVRRIPAEMLLDCISQVTDAKDKFQGLPLGARATQIADGKTSNYFLTTFGRSPRETVCAGDAKTDPTLSQALHMINGQTIQGKIAAGGLTRKMLAEKKTPEQIIESLYIRCLSRKPTPEESQRLLTTVSQSENPQAGLDDVFWAIMNSREFLFNH; encoded by the coding sequence ATGTCCAAAAACCTAGCTCTCTCGCTGCTGGCTTTGTCATTACTGGCAACCTCCGCCTCCGCGCAGCAGAAGTTCACAGCTCTGCAGGTCTATCCGCCCGACGTGCATCTGAGCACCAAGCAAGACCTGCAACGCTTCGTGGTCGTCGCCACGCGCGAAGACGGCGTGACGCTCGAAGTGACGAACCAATCGTCGATCAAGCTGGCCGACGACAAGCTCTGCCGGATGGATAAGAACACGCTTTATCCGGTCGCTGACGGCAACACGATGCTCAATGTCGAGTATCAAGGGCTGAGTACTTCGGCCACGGTCGAAGTGAAGAACGCCACTGCCGATCGGGGCATCAGCTTTCAACTCGACGTGATGCCGGTCTTCATGCGTGGCGGTTGCAACACCGGCAGTTGCCACGGCGCGGCCCGCGGCAAGGACGGTTTTCGGCTGTCGCTGTTCGGCTTCGACCCGCAAGGCGATTACTACCGCATCACGCGCGAAATGACTACGCGCCGCATCAACCTGGCTTCGCCTGCTGATAGCTTGCTCGTGGAAAAGTCGATCGGCAGCGTCCCCCACACCGGCGGCAAGCGGTTCGCCGGCGACTCAGAACACAACCTTACGCTCCTCCGCTGGCTCGAAGCCGGTGCTCCAAACGACGCTGCTCCCACCCCCGCAGTCCTCGGCGTTGATCTCTATCCACCGAGCGCTGTGCTCGAAGGCGAAGGCGCCACGCAGCAGTTCATCGCTCGCGCTCGCTACGCCGACGGAACCGATCGCGATATCACTTCGCTCGCGACGTTCATGACGAACAACGACAACAGTGCCCCGATCACGCCGGACGGCTTGGTGACTGCTTCCAACCGCGGCGAAGCGTTCATCATGGTCCGCTTCGAAACGCACACCGTCGGCAATCAGGTGCTCGTCCTGCCGAAGGATTTGAAGTACACCGCGCCTGCCGTCGAAGGAAACTACGTCGATCAACTCGTCGGCGAAAAGCTGAAGAAGGTCCGCATTCTCCCTAGCGGCGTGTGCACCGATGAACAGTTCATTCGCCGCGTGTCGCTCGACATCACCGGATCGTTGCCGAAGGAAGAAGACTTCCTGGCCTTCATGGCCGACGGCGATCCGGGCAAGCGGGCCAAGCTGATCGACAAGCTGCTCGACCGCAAAGAGTTTTCAGAAATCTGGGCCATGAAGTGGTCCGAGTTGCTCATGATCAAGAGCAGCAACCAGGTCAGCTACAAGTCGATGTTCCTCTATTCGAACTGGCTCACCGACCAGGTGGCCAATGACGTTCCGCTCGACAAGATGGTGCAGGACCTCCTCAGCGCCTCGGGCGGAACTTTCAAAAGCCCGGGAACCAACTTCTATCAAATCGAACGCGACACGCTGAAGACGGCTGAAAATGTCGCGCAAGTTTTCTTCGGCATTCGCACCCAATGTGCCCAGTGCCACAACCATCCGTTCGATCGCTGGACGATGGATGATTACTACAGCTTTGCGGCGTTCTTTGCTCAGATCGGCCGCAAGCAGAGCGAGGATTATCGCGAGATCATCGTCTTCAACAGTGGCGGCGGCGAAGTGAAGCATCCGGTCAACGGCAAGAACATGGCCCCGAAGTTCCTCGGCGGCATCGAAGCCGATGTGAAGGGCAAGGACCGCCGGGCCGTGCTCGCCCAGTGGATGACCTCGCCCGAGAATCCCTTCTTCGCCACCAGCGTGGCCAACCGCGTGTGGTCGCACTTCTTCGGCAAGGGCATTGTCGAACCCGTCGATGACATCCGCGTCAGCAACCCGGCCAGCAACCCCGAACTGTTTCAGCAGCTCGGCAAGAAGCTGATCGAGTACAAGTACGACTTCAAGCAACTCGTCCGCGACATTTGCAACTCGCAAGCTTATCAGCGGTCGGTGGAGCGGAACGAATCGAACATGGCCGACCTGCGGAACTTTGCCCACGGCAACGTCCGCCGCATCCCTGCCGAAATGCTGCTCGACTGCATCAGCCAGGTGACCGACGCTAAGGACAAGTTCCAAGGCCTGCCGCTGGGTGCTCGCGCCACGCAGATCGCCGACGGTAAGACGAGCAATTACTTCCTCACCACGTTCGGCCGCTCGCCGCGCGAAACGGTGTGTGCTGGCGATGCCAAGACGGACCCGACCTTGTCACAAGCGCTGCACATGATCAACGGCCAGACGATCCAAGGCAAAATCGCCGCCGGTGGCCTCACGCGAAAGATGCTCGCCGAAAAGAAGACGCCGGAGCAGATCATCGAATCGCTCTACATCCGCTGTCTGTCGCGCAAGCCGACGCCAGAGGAATCGCAACGGCTGCTGACCACTGTGTCGCAGTCGGAAAATCCCCAAGCCGGTCTCGATGACGTCTTCTGGGCGATCATGAACAGCCGCGAGTTTTTGTTCAACCACTAA